AGGTCGTAAAAGCACCTGGGTTTGAGCCTGGGCAGCATGGACATCTGGGCCCTGCTCTCCAGCTGGAACACCCCTATTGTGTCTCCCCTGGATATCATCTCGTAGGTGGCAGGGTCCTCAGAGGGAATGGTGGCCATGGACAGAGTGATTCCGTGGTGTTTCTCCAGAAGTCGGAAGGAGATATCCAGATGACTGAGCGCCCCAAGTCCCAGCAGATCCACCTTGAAAAGGCCCAGATCCTCTATGTCCTCCTTGTCCCATTGTATGACCGTACGGCCCTCCATGGAGCCTTTCTCTATGGGTACCAAAGTATGAACCGGCTCATGCCCCAGCAGGAATCCTCCGGGGTGGATTGAAAGGTGCCGTGGCACATCCAGGAGCTCGGAGCTCAAGCGAAGAAGATGTTGATGGATGGGCAAATCAGGCTCCATGCCGGCCATGCGAAGCTGCTCTGGAGTTATTTCCCCGTGATGGGGAAGAAGCTTGGCAAGCCTGTCCAAGCCGGTCTGGGCAAGCCCCAACACCTTTCCCACGTCCCTCACGGCCATTCTGGGTCTGTACCTAATGAAATTGGCTACCATGGCCGCTCGGTCTCGACCATAACGCTGGTAAACATGCTGGATCACCTCTTCTCGTCTTTGATGCATGATATCCAGATCTATGTCCGGTGGCTCTGCCCTTTCTTTGGAGATAAAGCGTTCGAACAGAAGCCCCATACGCACTGGATCCACGGCCGTGATACCCAGGCAGTAGCACACCGCAGAGTTGGCTGCAGAGCCCCTACCCTGGCAAAGTATTGAGTGTTCACCACAGAACCTGACAATTTCCCACATGGTGAGGAAATAGCCGCTGTAGTCTAGCTCCTCTATGAGAGCCAACTCCCGCTCCAGTTGGGCTATTACATCCGGCGGGACAGAGGAGCCGTACCGCTCAGCAGCTCCTCTGAACGTTAGTTCCCTGAGCCATTGGTGGGAGGTAAATCCTTGAGGAAGCCTTTCAGAGGGATATCTGTACCTGAGTTCATCCAGGGAGAACTTGCAGCGCCCGGCCACCTCCAGTGTGCGCTCCAGTGCTTCGGGAAGGTCCTGGTAAAGGCTCTGAAAAGCAAAAGGAGATAAAAGGGCATATTCCGCATTGGGACGGGTGAGGCGCCCGGCCTCGGCTAGCTTTACCCCGTTTCGAATGCAGGTCATTACATCCTGAAGGGGACGCCTGGAGGTGTTGTGGTAAAGCACTTCTGTGGCTGCCACAAGGGGTATGGAGTGCTTTCTAGCCCTTTCCAGGACCCTGCGTTCCTGATCTTTCTCCTCGGCCCTTCTGTGCCTGACCACCATGGCATAAAGCCTGTCTCCGAAAACCTCTTTGAGCATGTTGAGCACAGGGGTCGGCTCGGCCTTGGAAACCAAGGGACTTCCATCTCCACCCACCAAGGCCATGAGCCCTTGGGAATTAAGGCATACCTCCTCCCAGCTCACCAGACTTCTGCCCTTGGGAGAACGCATTCTTCCGAGAGTTATCAACCTGCACAGATTAGCGTAACCCTCCCGGTCCATGGCCAGGAGAAGCAACTGAGATGGAGGAGTATGAGGCCTCTTCTCATTTTGCAGGAAGTAATTCTTTGCCCCTGAATCGGGCCCATTAATCAAAGGCTCCTTGTTTCTCACATCTCCAACGCTCACCTGTGCCCCCACCACCAGATGGATTCCGGCCTCCCTGGCTGCCACATGGGCACGTACCACCCCGTACAGCCCATCTCTG
The sequence above is drawn from the bacterium genome and encodes:
- a CDS encoding error-prone DNA polymerase, yielding MGYVPLWVKSHYSFLEGASSPGELVHEARRLGLNSIALTDRDGLYGVVRAHVAAREAGIHLVVGAQVSVGDVRNKEPLINGPDSGAKNYFLQNEKRPHTPPSQLLLLAMDREGYANLCRLITLGRMRSPKGRSLVSWEEVCLNSQGLMALVGGDGSPLVSKAEPTPVLNMLKEVFGDRLYAMVVRHRRAEEKDQERRVLERARKHSIPLVAATEVLYHNTSRRPLQDVMTCIRNGVKLAEAGRLTRPNAEYALLSPFAFQSLYQDLPEALERTLEVAGRCKFSLDELRYRYPSERLPQGFTSHQWLRELTFRGAAERYGSSVPPDVIAQLERELALIEELDYSGYFLTMWEIVRFCGEHSILCQGRGSAANSAVCYCLGITAVDPVRMGLLFERFISKERAEPPDIDLDIMHQRREEVIQHVYQRYGRDRAAMVANFIRYRPRMAVRDVGKVLGLAQTGLDRLAKLLPHHGEITPEQLRMAGMEPDLPIHQHLLRLSSELLDVPRHLSIHPGGFLLGHEPVHTLVPIEKGSMEGRTVIQWDKEDIEDLGLFKVDLLGLGALSHLDISFRLLEKHHGITLSMATIPSEDPATYEMISRGDTIGVFQLESRAQMSMLPRLKPRCFYDLVIQISIIRPGPITGGMVHPYLRRRLGEEPVEYPHECLKPVLEKTLGVPIFQEQVMKLAMVAADYSPGEADQLRRDMAAWRRGGRIGRHRERLISRMLAKGISREFAERVFQQIQGFGEYGFPESHAASFALISYAAAWLKRHWPAEFTCALLNAQPMGFYSPATIIEDAKRHNIEIKPVSVTRSFWECTLEPVDEQGTLEEQNPQGPKPCFAVRMGLRFVKGLGKAHCERILEARDKAPFSSLEDFVQRCELDRGALCSLAQAGALEELQEGRRQALWRVLGALRKPRGLLPPPGGHESKVSFAPLTPLETVIWDYQTQEHSPLAHPIAMVREKFRKMGFPTAREISGMTQGSKVRYAGLVICRQRPGTARGVTFLTLEDETGFVNVVVWPSLYVKHMPLVKTAPVLGVSGMLQVQGEVVTLVARSLWEPRVSLHKAHGPSRDFQ